Within the Nitrosarchaeum sp. genome, the region TTCCTTTTGTCTTTCTTCAGCTTTTTCTTTCTGTTCAGCTTTTTTCTGTTCTAATTCCTTTTGTCTTTCTTCAGCTTTTTCTTTCTGTTCAGCTTTTTTCTGTTCTAATTCCTTTTGTCTTTCTTCAGCTTTTTCTTTCTGTTCAGCTTTTTTCTGTTCTAATTCCTTTTGTCTTTCTTCAAATTCAGAGTCATCATCATTTGGAGATAGATTTTGTGCAAATGCATCACCATAAAATGACCCAAATATGCCTAATAGTAAGATTGAACATAATGTAAATGATAAAATAAAATTTGTTTTCATTTTAAAATTTTCCAAGTTAGGGTTAAAAAGAATTGCGATGAAGTTATCATAATGGACTAGTTTCTCGATTTCTTAATTAAATTTATAAAATATTTGTGTAATGACACGTCTTCTGTTAATTCAGGATGAAATGCTACGCCTAACATATTTCCTTTTTTGACTGCAACTATTTTTTCATTAAACTTTGATAAAACTTCTACACCTGAACCAGTATCAGAAACGGATGGAGCTCGAATAAAAACTCCGTTAAACTTTGGAATATCGATAGAATTCATAGAAATGTTTGCCTCAAATGATTCTTTTTGTCTACCAAACGAGTTTCTTTCTAGCTTAATGTCAAGTAAATCTAAGAGAGGTTGATCTGTTTTTCCTACAACGCGATCGTTTGCTGTTTTTGAAAGCATTATCATACCTGCGCATATTCCTAGTACTGGCATTCCTTGTTCAATTTTTTCTTTAATTATCTTAAGTGAACTATTTACAAGCGATAGTTGTCCTATAGTTGTACTCTCACCACCTGGGATAATCAAACCGTCTAGTTTTGAAATCTCTTCAGATGTTTTAACACCTACTACTGAACCTTCGACTCCTAATTCCTTAATTGCTCTTTGAGTTGATGTGATATTTTCATATACATCGCCTTGAATTGCCAAAACACCTACAGTAAGACTCATGCTAAACCACCACGATCTTGCATTCTCAATTCAAGAGTTTTAACATCTAATCCTAGCATAGATTGTCTCTCATCAATCATTTTTTGTGCCTCTTTTACTTTATCGGATTCATTCCAGAATGTAGTTGCTAGAACAATAGCTCTTGCTCTTTCTTTAGCATCATCTGCATTAAAAATTCCAGATCCTACAAATATTCCATCACAACCAAGTGACATCAAATATGCAGCATCAGCTGGAGTTGCAATTCCTCCTGCTGCAAAATTAACTACAGGTAATCTTCCAAGTTTAGCAGTCTTTGCAACTATATCATATGATACTTTGAATTCTCTTGCAATTCTAATTAGATCTTGATCATCACCAGAGTCATAAATTGATTTTATTGTTCTTAGTTCATCATTGACTTTTTTAATATGAGTAACAGCTTCTGCAACATTTCCAGTACCAGGTTCCCCTTTGGTTCTGATCATTGCAGCTCCTTCTTCAATTCTTCTTAATGCTTCAGACAGTGATCTTGCTCCATTAACAAAAGGTGTTGTAAAATCCCATTTCCAAATATGACGATGTTCATCAGCTGGTGTTAAAACTTCTGATTCGTCTATCATATCCACATTAGTTTCATCAAGAACTTTTGCTTCATAAACATGGCCGATTCTACATTTTGCCATAACTGGAATTGTAACTGAATCCATAATATCTTCGATAATTCTAATACTTGCAGTTCGTGCAACTCCACCTGCTTTTCTTACATCAGATGGCAGTTTATCTAAAACCATAACAGATACAGCTCCTGCATCTTCTGCAATTTGAGCTTGCTCTACAGTTGTAACATCCAT harbors:
- the pdxS gene encoding pyridoxal 5'-phosphate synthase lyase subunit PdxS, yielding MLSLSGERTDAKGIIKEKSNSDNILRGTSTLKRGFAHMLKNGVVMDVTTVEQAQIAEDAGAVSVMVLDKLPSDVRKAGGVARTASIRIIEDIMDSVTIPVMAKCRIGHVYEAKVLDETNVDMIDESEVLTPADEHRHIWKWDFTTPFVNGARSLSEALRRIEEGAAMIRTKGEPGTGNVAEAVTHIKKVNDELRTIKSIYDSGDDQDLIRIAREFKVSYDIVAKTAKLGRLPVVNFAAGGIATPADAAYLMSLGCDGIFVGSGIFNADDAKERARAIVLATTFWNESDKVKEAQKMIDERQSMLGLDVKTLELRMQDRGGLA
- the pdxT gene encoding pyridoxal 5'-phosphate synthase glutaminase subunit PdxT, which encodes MSLTVGVLAIQGDVYENITSTQRAIKELGVEGSVVGVKTSEEISKLDGLIIPGGESTTIGQLSLVNSSLKIIKEKIEQGMPVLGICAGMIMLSKTANDRVVGKTDQPLLDLLDIKLERNSFGRQKESFEANISMNSIDIPKFNGVFIRAPSVSDTGSGVEVLSKFNEKIVAVKKGNMLGVAFHPELTEDVSLHKYFINLIKKSRN